In Drosophila santomea strain STO CAGO 1482 chromosome 2L, Prin_Dsan_1.1, whole genome shotgun sequence, a single window of DNA contains:
- the LOC120443889 gene encoding mediator of RNA polymerase II transcription subunit 15, with protein sequence MQVGILSAFVALLAIFLVRPSEGILDITNQINSLISAPILPAIDSLLRVYGGAESKDDGGKVSEQRESIAEDNTDYSFNLESKLKFKLPTVNLQIILDKDQPEPKSNGDAKYLIVDRFTNRLYNPGITLRELLQNFTPSQIRQLRSVETSRTEMRDLYMKLLRNALGQSKIPSLSHKQQLARWQLQVQSQARGQSYEQFARTTDEEQIQGLAQSQQQSELKQSLNQSGAKLQEDEDQEDQDVTSQAQAQKSERQYQLTQSTQSEIQGQSQSQVQAQSRAMAIGQLPQESEDTAEDQEQAESQDQAESQVQAQTQVQSQAQEQESLVQAGDQAKEDPIDQSLHQAQAEVLKQVLSQTNTQSQAQAQAQAQVLDQALEEAHVQYQSHVQLQGIAQSQSAQQSLLEAQGQAREDPVDQSLHQAQAEVLKQVLSQTSTQSRAQAQAQAQALDQTLEQAHVQYQSVAQAQGTTLPQPPQQPQLQAEDQAQDTASDEVQPHVELADQSEKQDQIANQAFDQAEGQLQRQSLSESQSQSEAQLQAVDKSLHLAQAQVEEQKPSGAQSQSNGQALAVNQALGEAHALLQQSFQSQSKAQGLAVSLSQSPQQLQLQADDQSSEQARDLAQDSVVDQSLHQAQAEIQDQLDSQSQASGQPLAPSQQQAQAQTVEALTQSLTQAHAQIQEQDQSQSQGLAESQTSSNSQVLFQGEGRSQSQSLQGPKSDVVSYLGIQARYQYISEADIQIVAKLETPKLILRYGHQVETHYAFTADGYKLCLHRIPRPGAIPVMLVHGLMASSASWVQFGPSQGLAYILSQAGYDVWMLNTRGNIYSEERQTGREKDQDFWDFSFHEIGQYDLPAAIDLILLQTKMPRIQYIGHSQGSTAFFVMCSERPEYAAKISLMQSLSPSVYMEGTRSPALKFIGILQGGFTMLLNLLGGHKISLDNKIINMFREHICDKLIPSRICAIFEFVVCGFNFNSFNMTLSPILEGHASQGASAKQIYHFAQMQGKSVFQKFDYGLILNKLRYNSILPPLYNLSLALSKVALHRGDGDWLGSESDALRLERSLPNCIENRNIRFQGFSHFDFTISKDVRPLVYDRVVNLCGSNR encoded by the exons ATGCAGGTTGGAATCCTTTCCGCATTCGTCGCACTCTTGGCGATATTTCTAGTGAGGCCCAGCGAGGGAATTCTTGATATAACCAATCAAATAAACAGTCTCATAAGCGCTCCGATACTTCCTGCGATTGATAGTTTATTGCGCGTCTATGGCGGCGCAGAATCAAAGGACGATGGGGGAAAGGTGAGCGAGCAAAGGGAATCCATTGCAGAAGATAACACGGATTACTCATTTAACCTGGAAAGCAAACTGAAGTTTAAGCTCCCAACTGTCAACCTTCAAATAATTCTTGACAAAGATCAGCCGGAGCCAAAGTCTAATGGTGACGCGAAATACCTTATTGTAGATCGTTTTACAAATCGACTATACAATCCGGGTATTACACTAAGGGAGCTTTTACAAAACTTCACCCCTTCTCAAATACGACAATTACGCAGTGTGGAAACATCAAGAACAGAAATGCGGGATTTGTATATGAAACTTCTCAGAAATGCTTTAGGTCAATCGAAAATTCCATCCCTATCGCATAAGCAACAGCTTGCACGATGGCAGCTTCAAGTTCAGTCGCAGGCTCGAGGCCAATCATATGAACAATTTGCCAGAACTACAGATGAAGAACAAATTCAAGGACTGGCTCAATCACAACAACAGTCCGAGCTTAAACAATCACTGAATCAATCTGGAGCTAAATTACAAGAAGATGAGGATCAAGAAGACCAAGATGTTACGAGCCAAGCACAAGCTCAAAAGTCAGAGCGACAATACCAGCTTACACAGTCGACGCAAAGTGAGATACAAGGCCAATCCCAATCGCAGGTTCAGGCTCAATCACGAGCTATGGCTATAGGTCAATTACCACAGGAATCGGAAGATACAGCAGAGGATCAAGAACAAGCTGAATCACAAGATCAAGCCGAGTCACAAGTTCAAGCACAAACGCAAGTTCAATCGCAGGCACAGGAACAAGAATCGCTAGTTCAAGCAGGAGATCAAGCAAAAGAGGACCCCATAGACCAATCACTTCATCAAGCCCAAGCTGAAGTACTAAAGCAAGTTCTGTCACAGACCAACACTCAATCACAGGCTCAAGCTCAAGCGCAAGCTCAAGTTCTCGATCAGGCTCTGGAAGAGGCGCATGTTCAATATCAATCACATGTTCAATTACAAGGAATTGCACAGTCTCAATCAGCACAGCAATCGTTGCTTGAAGCACAGGGTCAGGCACGAGAAGACCCCGTAGATCAATCACTTCATCAAGCCCAAGCTGAAGTACTCAAGCAAGTTCTGTCACAGACCAGCACTCAATCACGGGCTCAAGCTCAAGCGCAAGCTCAAGCTCTCGATCAGACTCTTGAACAAGCGCATGTTCAATATCAATCTGTGGCTCAAGCTCAAGGAACTACACTTCCTCAACCACCTCAGCAGCCACAACTTCAAGCAGAGGATCAAGCTCAAGATACCGCTTCAGACGAAGTGCAGCCGCACGTTGAATTGGCTGATCAATCCGAAAAACAAGACCAAATCGCCAATCAAGCTTTTGATCAAGCGGAGGGTCAACTTCAGCGGCAATCTCTATCAGAATCTCAATCACAATCTGAAGCTCAATTACAAGCAGTGGATAAATCACTTCATCTAGCTCAAGCTCAAGTGGAAGAGCAAAAGCCGTCAGGGGCTCAGTCTCAATCAAACGGTCAAGCTCTTGCTGTAAATCAAGCTTTGGGGGAAGCGCATGCTCTACTTCAGCAGTCATTTCAATCGCAATCTAAGGCTCAAGGTCTAGCCGTATCTCTATCTCAATCACCACAGCAACTACAACTTCAAGCTGATGACCAATCAAGTGAACAAGCCAGGGATCTAGCTCAAGATTCTGTTGTGGACCAATCACTACATCAAGCCCAAGCGGAAATACAAGATCAACTTGATTCGCAGTCTCAAGCCTCTGGTCAACCACTGGCGCCATCACAGCAACAAGCCCAAGCTCAAACAGTTGAGGCGCTTACACAATCACTAACTCAAGCCCATGCCCAAATCCAGGAGCAAGATCAATCACAATCGCAAGGACTAGCCGAATCACAGACTTCATCGAATTCACAAGTTCTCTTCCAAGGGGAAGGGCGGTCACAATCACAAAGTTTGCAGGGTCCCAAGTCTGATGTTGTCAGTTATTTAGGAATTCAAGCAAGATACCAATACATTTCTGAAGCGGACATCCAGATTGTCGCCAAGTTGGAGACG CCTAAACTGATCCTAAGATACGGACATCAAGTAGAGACCCATTACGCATTCACTGCCGATGGCTACAAACTCTGCCTACATCGGATTCCGCGGCCTGGAGCCATACCCGTCATGTTGGTCCATGGCCTGATGGCCAGCTCGGCCAGTTGGGTGCAATTCGGACCATCTCAGGGTCTGGCCTACATCCTGTCCCAAGCCGGCTACGACGTCTGGATGTTGAACACCAGGGGAAACATCTACTCCGAGGAGCGCCAGACCGGTCGCGAGAAAGACCAGGACTTCTGGGACTTCTCCTTCCACGAGATCGGGCAGTACGATCTACCCGCAGCCATCGACTTGATTCTACTCCAGACCAAGATGCCGAGAATCCAGTACATTGGTCATTCGCAGGGATCCACGGCCTTCTTTGTGATGTGCAGTGAAAGACCAGAGTATGCTGCCAAGATCTCGCTGATGCAGTCCCTCTCGCCATCAGTTTATATGGAAGGAACACGCAGCCCAGCACTCAAGTTCATAGGAATCCTTCAGGGCGGCTTCACA ATGCTGCTGAATCTGCTGGGCGGCCACAAGATCTCGCTGGACAACAAGATCATTAACATGTTTCGTGAGCACATCTGTGACAAGCTTATTCCCAGTCGCATTTGCGccatttttgaatttgtggTCTGCGGATTTAACTTCAACAGCTTCAATATG acACTATCCCCCATTTTGGAAGGTCATGCCTCGCAGGGAGCCTCCGCCAAGCAGATCTATCATTTCGCCCAGATGCAGGGCAAGTCTGTTTTCCAAAAATTCGATTACGGCCTCATTCTGAATAAGCTACGATACAACTCCATCTTGCCTCCACTTTACAATCTTTCACTGGCACTGAGCAAGGTGGCCCTTCACCGCGGAGATGGCGACTGGTTGGGATCCGAATCGGATGCCCTTCGGCTCGAGCGAAGCCTGCCCAACTGCATAGAAAACAGGAACATTCGCTTCCAAGGATTCTCTCACTTCGACTTCACGATCTCGAAGGACGTTCGACCCTTGGTGTACGATCGCGTAGTCAATCTGTGCGGTTCAAACCGTTAA